The Candidatus Omnitrophota bacterium genome includes the window CCTGATGACGGACGAAAAAGCGGAGCGCGTACCGCTCACCATAGCCGACACGGACAAAGAGAGGGGTTCTTTGACGGTGATATTCAAGATAATGGGCCGCAGCACCGGCGATTTATCAGAGATAGAAATTGAAGACGGCCTTTATCATATCGCGGGCCCCATGGGCCGCCCGACGGAGTTTCCGCAAGGCCAAAGAGCTGTCATTGCCGCCGGCGGTATAGGAATAGCCCTCATATATCCTGTTATCGCGGCTCTTAAAGAAGAGG containing:
- a CDS encoding sulfide/dihydroorotate dehydrogenase-like FAD/NAD-binding protein; the protein is MNKIIRKERVAADTFLMEIEAPDIVAAAKPGQFVILMTDEKAERVPLTIADTDKERGSLTVIFKIMGRSTGDLSEIEIEDGLYHIAGPMGRPTEFPQGQRAVIAAGGIGIALIYPVIAALKEE